A genomic segment from Echeneis naucrates chromosome 20, fEcheNa1.1, whole genome shotgun sequence encodes:
- the LOC115060906 gene encoding receptor-type tyrosine-protein kinase FLT3 isoform X2: protein MLADYLNASGSISMVMCPGKQLIISLAGLDGYHVCQWIRGNDTLFALNSSDLTAMPPLSETDSGEYTLSCKADNGTTSLWNVSLRVENGRPTKPQLTMEGLNFEMQSPLFACTSKGCIKPTIKWSRDGKVTPVIVESGWTKMTTSSAEYALSGMMCCATIDAEQECSQLYDYDLASNEFLKGEVSNVTVSPGQPLLLRVRVKNYRARPFWEKDGQQLGQGNFLCNSEMKKMCIITDSHWGSQMTYLFIKEVNVEDSGTYTGKWQEKHKSVYVHVQAEGFLNVHLNKTKIVSAQNASSSCLQADLSYHPLLQSCLWRAPDKTMTKCVRENWVTKHRTVKLCGQLKSGDYTLHLVAGGQEKSKTISVCVVDQPKFLFGVNNTDNSLTLATTTLVPASFFWVFCSNDSCETDSSWKEIPDSFQRDTDASCNKTIKSSLRRQAHGQPLKFCLKNAIGFWCSNLINYPLFPSASIGTQRTNDNSTIMLKVGSLLLLLALILVTVVFMYFVKKKKPQYQPQLQMIQMVGPNDNDYIYINFKDFEYDMKWEFPRENLELGKELGSGAFGTVRQATAYGINMPGVSQQVAVKMLKEKHQAVEKEALMSELKMLTHIGHHTNIVNLLGACTNSGPIYLIFQYCGNGDLLNYLKNNSERYHKSVTDAFIKDRFSSLYHNLQPRKTSSGNHATVDNYVPMHAATTRGQDDIALLTFNSGDMELYEEIDENQDEPDDDLQALTFDDLLSFAFQVAKGMEFLSSKNCIHRDLAARNVLVTKGRLVKIGDFGLARDIDNDCNYVVRGNVRLPVKWMAPESIFQGMYTMKSDVWAYGILLWEIFSLGVTPYPGMRVDHTFYSMIERGFKMDCPYYATESVYEIMCKCWDLDACNRPSFSKLVSFMCDQLTDREEKLYHNMLDQKYQNAAAILDISALAKQEENKTQLANDYCQTHVTEESKAGNCDSTEAEKKSAKPSNSQ, encoded by the exons AAACAGCAGTGACTTGACAGCCATGCCACCGCTTTCTGAGACAGATTCTGGGGAGTACACATTGAGTTGCAAAGCTGACAATGGGACCACGTCCTTATGGAATGTGTCTTTACGTGTAGAAAATG GTCGTCCCACAAAACCACAGCTAACAATGGAGGGACTAAATTTTGAAATGCAGTCCCCATTATTCGCATGCACATCCAAGGGTTGCATAAAGCCTACAATTAAATGGTCTAG AGATGGGAAAGTGACGCCTGTCATAGTAGAAAGTGGATGGACGAAGATGACAACGTCAAGCGCTGAATATGCTCTTTCAGGAATGATGTGCTGTGCCACTATCGATGCAGAACAAGAGTGCTCCCAACTGTATGATTAtg ATCTAGCAAGTAATGAGTTTTTGAAAGGTGAGGTTTCAAATGTGACTGTGAGCCCTGGTCAACCGCTTCTGCTTCGTGTACGAGTGAAAAACTATAGGGCGAGGCCATTTTGGGAGAAAGATGGACAACAACTGGGCCAAGGaaattttttatgtaattctgaaatgaaaaag ATGTGCATTATAACTGACTCACATTGGGGAAGCCAGATGACGTACCTGTTTATCAAGGAAGTTAATGTGGAGGACAGTGGTACATATACTGGCaagtggcaggaaaagcacaagTCTGTTTATGTTCATGTCCAAG CTGAAGGTTTTCTCAATGTCCACTTGAATAAGACCAAAATAGTATCAGCTCAGAATGCATCCAGCTCCTGTTTGCAAGCTGATCTTTCCTACCATCCTCTGCTCCAGAGCTGTCTCTGGAGGGCTCCTGACAAAACTATGACTAAATGCGTCAGGGAAAACTGGGTAACCAAACACAG AACTGTTAAGCTATGTGGTCAACTCAAATCAGGAGATTATACGTTACACTTGGTGGCTGGAGGACAAGAAAAATCAAAGACcatatcagtgtgtgttgttg ACCAACCAAAGTTCCTTTTTGGGGTAAACAACACTGATAATTCCCTCACCCTTGCGACTACAACTCTTGTGCCTGCAAGCTTTTTCTGGGTATTTTGTTCTAATGACAG TTGTGAAACAGATTCTTCCTGGAAAGAGATACCAGACTCCTTTCAAAGAGACACTGATGCATCCTGTAATAAAACAATCAAGAGCTCACTTAGGAGACAGGCACATGGGCAGCCTTTAAAGTTTTGCCTTAAAAATGCAATAGGCTTCTGGTGCTCAAACTTAATAAACTACCCACTTTTCCCCAGTGCCTCCATAG GCACTCAACGTACTAATGACAACAGCACGATAATGTTGAAAGTCGGCAGTTTGCTCCTCCTTCTGGCGCTTATTTTGGTCACTGTGGTGTTCATGTACTTTGTCAAAAAGAAG AAGCCGCAGTATCAGCCCCAGCTTCAGATGATCCAGATGGTTGGACCCAATGACAACGATTACATCTACATCAACTTCAAGGACTTTGAATATGATATGAAATGGGAGTTTCCCAGGGAAAATCTGGAACTGG GAAAAGAACTTGGCTCTGGGGCTTTTGGCACAGTCCGCCAGGCTACAGCCTATGGCATCAACATGCCTGGAGTCTCTCAACAAGTAGCCGTCAAGATGCTTAAAG AGAAACACCAGGCAGTGGAGAAGGAGGCACTAATGTCAGAGCTGAAGATGCTGACACACATTGGTCACCACACCAACATTGTTAACCTGCTTGGGGCATGCACAAACTCAG GACCCATCTACCTGATTTTTCAGTACTGCGGTAATGGAGACCTGTTGAACTACCTGAAGAACAACAGTGAGCGCTATCATAAATCTGTGACTGATGCTTTCATCAAGGACCGTTTCAGCAGCCTCTACCACAACCTGCAGCCCAGGAAAACCTCTAG tggGAATCACGCAACAGTGGACAATTATGTACCAATGCATGCTGCTACCACCAGGGGGCAGGATGACATCGCTCTCCTCACCTTCAACTCTGGAGACATGGAGCTATATGAAG AGATTGACGAAAACCAAGATGAACCTGATGACGACCTTCAAGCCCTGACCTTTGATGACCTGCTGAGCTTCGCCTTCCAAGTGGCCAAGGGCATGGAGTTTCTCTCCTCCAAGAAT TGTATCCACAGAGACCTGGCAGCTCGAAACGTGTTAGTGACAAAGGGCAGACTTGTGAAAATTGGTGACTTCGGGCTAGCTCGTGACATCGACAACGACTGCAACTACGTTGTGAGAGGAAAT GTGCGTTTACCAGTGAAGTGGATGGCACCAGAGAGCATCTTTCAAGGGATGTACACAATGAAAAGTGACGTCTGGGCTTATGGCATTCTGCTCTGGGAGATCTTCTCACTTG GTGTCACTCCCTATCCTGGGATGAGGGTGGATCACACGTTCTACTCGATGATTGAGAGAGGATTCAAGATGGACTGTCCCTACTATGCTACTGAGTCTGT GTATGAGATTATGTGCAAGTGCTGGGACCTTGATGCTTGCAATCGCCCTTCTTTCTCCAAACTTGTGTCCTTTATGTGTgaccagctgacagacagagaggaaaag CTGTACCACAACATGCTTGACCAGAAATATCAGAATGCAGCAGCCATTCTGGACATATCTGCCTTGGCAAAACAAGAAGAGAACAAGACACAGCTGGCCAATGACTACTGTCAGACCCACGTAACTGAGGAAAGCAAAGCAGGAAACTGTGATTCTACAGAAGCTGAGAAGAAATCTGCAAAACCATCTAACAGCCAGTGA
- the LOC115060906 gene encoding receptor-type tyrosine-protein kinase FLT3 isoform X1, whose protein sequence is MWRQGSLTAALLLLCAVLVFCSGLTCSQPCLPNDETACFMLADYLNASGSISMVMCPGKQLIISLAGLDGYHVCQWIRGNDTLFALNSSDLTAMPPLSETDSGEYTLSCKADNGTTSLWNVSLRVENGRPTKPQLTMEGLNFEMQSPLFACTSKGCIKPTIKWSRDGKVTPVIVESGWTKMTTSSAEYALSGMMCCATIDAEQECSQLYDYDLASNEFLKGEVSNVTVSPGQPLLLRVRVKNYRARPFWEKDGQQLGQGNFLCNSEMKKMCIITDSHWGSQMTYLFIKEVNVEDSGTYTGKWQEKHKSVYVHVQAEGFLNVHLNKTKIVSAQNASSSCLQADLSYHPLLQSCLWRAPDKTMTKCVRENWVTKHRTVKLCGQLKSGDYTLHLVAGGQEKSKTISVCVVDQPKFLFGVNNTDNSLTLATTTLVPASFFWVFCSNDSCETDSSWKEIPDSFQRDTDASCNKTIKSSLRRQAHGQPLKFCLKNAIGFWCSNLINYPLFPSASIGTQRTNDNSTIMLKVGSLLLLLALILVTVVFMYFVKKKKPQYQPQLQMIQMVGPNDNDYIYINFKDFEYDMKWEFPRENLELGKELGSGAFGTVRQATAYGINMPGVSQQVAVKMLKEKHQAVEKEALMSELKMLTHIGHHTNIVNLLGACTNSGPIYLIFQYCGNGDLLNYLKNNSERYHKSVTDAFIKDRFSSLYHNLQPRKTSSGNHATVDNYVPMHAATTRGQDDIALLTFNSGDMELYEEIDENQDEPDDDLQALTFDDLLSFAFQVAKGMEFLSSKNCIHRDLAARNVLVTKGRLVKIGDFGLARDIDNDCNYVVRGNVRLPVKWMAPESIFQGMYTMKSDVWAYGILLWEIFSLGVTPYPGMRVDHTFYSMIERGFKMDCPYYATESVYEIMCKCWDLDACNRPSFSKLVSFMCDQLTDREEKLYHNMLDQKYQNAAAILDISALAKQEENKTQLANDYCQTHVTEESKAGNCDSTEAEKKSAKPSNSQ, encoded by the exons AAACAGCAGTGACTTGACAGCCATGCCACCGCTTTCTGAGACAGATTCTGGGGAGTACACATTGAGTTGCAAAGCTGACAATGGGACCACGTCCTTATGGAATGTGTCTTTACGTGTAGAAAATG GTCGTCCCACAAAACCACAGCTAACAATGGAGGGACTAAATTTTGAAATGCAGTCCCCATTATTCGCATGCACATCCAAGGGTTGCATAAAGCCTACAATTAAATGGTCTAG AGATGGGAAAGTGACGCCTGTCATAGTAGAAAGTGGATGGACGAAGATGACAACGTCAAGCGCTGAATATGCTCTTTCAGGAATGATGTGCTGTGCCACTATCGATGCAGAACAAGAGTGCTCCCAACTGTATGATTAtg ATCTAGCAAGTAATGAGTTTTTGAAAGGTGAGGTTTCAAATGTGACTGTGAGCCCTGGTCAACCGCTTCTGCTTCGTGTACGAGTGAAAAACTATAGGGCGAGGCCATTTTGGGAGAAAGATGGACAACAACTGGGCCAAGGaaattttttatgtaattctgaaatgaaaaag ATGTGCATTATAACTGACTCACATTGGGGAAGCCAGATGACGTACCTGTTTATCAAGGAAGTTAATGTGGAGGACAGTGGTACATATACTGGCaagtggcaggaaaagcacaagTCTGTTTATGTTCATGTCCAAG CTGAAGGTTTTCTCAATGTCCACTTGAATAAGACCAAAATAGTATCAGCTCAGAATGCATCCAGCTCCTGTTTGCAAGCTGATCTTTCCTACCATCCTCTGCTCCAGAGCTGTCTCTGGAGGGCTCCTGACAAAACTATGACTAAATGCGTCAGGGAAAACTGGGTAACCAAACACAG AACTGTTAAGCTATGTGGTCAACTCAAATCAGGAGATTATACGTTACACTTGGTGGCTGGAGGACAAGAAAAATCAAAGACcatatcagtgtgtgttgttg ACCAACCAAAGTTCCTTTTTGGGGTAAACAACACTGATAATTCCCTCACCCTTGCGACTACAACTCTTGTGCCTGCAAGCTTTTTCTGGGTATTTTGTTCTAATGACAG TTGTGAAACAGATTCTTCCTGGAAAGAGATACCAGACTCCTTTCAAAGAGACACTGATGCATCCTGTAATAAAACAATCAAGAGCTCACTTAGGAGACAGGCACATGGGCAGCCTTTAAAGTTTTGCCTTAAAAATGCAATAGGCTTCTGGTGCTCAAACTTAATAAACTACCCACTTTTCCCCAGTGCCTCCATAG GCACTCAACGTACTAATGACAACAGCACGATAATGTTGAAAGTCGGCAGTTTGCTCCTCCTTCTGGCGCTTATTTTGGTCACTGTGGTGTTCATGTACTTTGTCAAAAAGAAG AAGCCGCAGTATCAGCCCCAGCTTCAGATGATCCAGATGGTTGGACCCAATGACAACGATTACATCTACATCAACTTCAAGGACTTTGAATATGATATGAAATGGGAGTTTCCCAGGGAAAATCTGGAACTGG GAAAAGAACTTGGCTCTGGGGCTTTTGGCACAGTCCGCCAGGCTACAGCCTATGGCATCAACATGCCTGGAGTCTCTCAACAAGTAGCCGTCAAGATGCTTAAAG AGAAACACCAGGCAGTGGAGAAGGAGGCACTAATGTCAGAGCTGAAGATGCTGACACACATTGGTCACCACACCAACATTGTTAACCTGCTTGGGGCATGCACAAACTCAG GACCCATCTACCTGATTTTTCAGTACTGCGGTAATGGAGACCTGTTGAACTACCTGAAGAACAACAGTGAGCGCTATCATAAATCTGTGACTGATGCTTTCATCAAGGACCGTTTCAGCAGCCTCTACCACAACCTGCAGCCCAGGAAAACCTCTAG tggGAATCACGCAACAGTGGACAATTATGTACCAATGCATGCTGCTACCACCAGGGGGCAGGATGACATCGCTCTCCTCACCTTCAACTCTGGAGACATGGAGCTATATGAAG AGATTGACGAAAACCAAGATGAACCTGATGACGACCTTCAAGCCCTGACCTTTGATGACCTGCTGAGCTTCGCCTTCCAAGTGGCCAAGGGCATGGAGTTTCTCTCCTCCAAGAAT TGTATCCACAGAGACCTGGCAGCTCGAAACGTGTTAGTGACAAAGGGCAGACTTGTGAAAATTGGTGACTTCGGGCTAGCTCGTGACATCGACAACGACTGCAACTACGTTGTGAGAGGAAAT GTGCGTTTACCAGTGAAGTGGATGGCACCAGAGAGCATCTTTCAAGGGATGTACACAATGAAAAGTGACGTCTGGGCTTATGGCATTCTGCTCTGGGAGATCTTCTCACTTG GTGTCACTCCCTATCCTGGGATGAGGGTGGATCACACGTTCTACTCGATGATTGAGAGAGGATTCAAGATGGACTGTCCCTACTATGCTACTGAGTCTGT GTATGAGATTATGTGCAAGTGCTGGGACCTTGATGCTTGCAATCGCCCTTCTTTCTCCAAACTTGTGTCCTTTATGTGTgaccagctgacagacagagaggaaaag CTGTACCACAACATGCTTGACCAGAAATATCAGAATGCAGCAGCCATTCTGGACATATCTGCCTTGGCAAAACAAGAAGAGAACAAGACACAGCTGGCCAATGACTACTGTCAGACCCACGTAACTGAGGAAAGCAAAGCAGGAAACTGTGATTCTACAGAAGCTGAGAAGAAATCTGCAAAACCATCTAACAGCCAGTGA
- the urad gene encoding 2-oxo-4-hydroxy-4-carboxy-5-ureidoimidazoline decarboxylase → MDITAVNALPCEDFVNIFGNVIEKCPIIAAAVWSKRPFDSLAALETAMSEFIDSLSESGKEGILRCHPDLAGRDLQTGTLTQESREEQAGAGMDSLETAEASRMARLNEEYKGRFGFPFVICARMNDKANILLQLSARCQNERAVERARGIEEVKKICRLRLQSLVLTNKL, encoded by the exons ATGGACATCACCGCGGTTAACGCACTTCCCTGCGAGGactttgtgaatatttttggtAACGTGATAGAGAAATGTCCCATCAtagcagctgctgtgtggtcGAAGCGGCCTTTTGACAGCTTGGCTGCTCTGGAGACTGCGATGAGCGAGTTCATCGATTCTCTGTCGGAATCAG GTAAAGAGGGGATCCTCAGGTGTCACCCGGATCTGGCGGGCAGGGATCTCCAAACAGGCACCTTAACCCAGGAGTCTCGCGAAGAGCAAGCAGGAGCCGGAATGGACTCGCTGGAGACGGCGGAAGCCTCCCGAATGGCCCGGCTCAACGAGGAGTACAAAGGCCGGTTCGGGTTCCCGTTCGTCATCTGCGCCCGGATGAACGACAAGGCCAACATCTTACTGCAGCTGTCCGCACGCTGCCAGAACGAGCGCGCGGTGGAGAGGGCGCGCGGCATCGAGGAGGTGAAGAAGATCTGCCGCCTGCGCCTGCAGAGTCTCGTGCTCACGAACAAGTTATGA